The following proteins come from a genomic window of Meleagris gallopavo isolate NT-WF06-2002-E0010 breed Aviagen turkey brand Nicholas breeding stock chromosome Z, Turkey_5.1, whole genome shotgun sequence:
- the LOC104914919 gene encoding importin-11-like, whose protein sequence is MLYSRGKIVKHRSVVLHTHFCCLCGTSKGFLHALFERLKQFLECSRNIRTGNVCRDRLEKTIILFTKVLLDFLDQHPFSFTPLIQRSLEFAVSYVFTEAGEGVVFERFIVQCMNLIKMIVKNYAYKPSKYIEDSSPETLEAHKIKTAFFTYPTLMEICRRLVTHYFLLTEEELTMWEEDPEGFTVEETGGDSWKYSLRVSVSI, encoded by the exons ATGCTGTATTCAAGAGGAAAGATTGTAAAACATAGATCTGTAGTTTTGCATACACATTTTTGCTGCTTATGTGGTACTAGCAAG gGTTTCCTACATGCACTGTTTGAACGGCTAAAACAGTTTCTGGAGTGCA GTAGAAATATACGGACAGGAAATGTATGCAGAGATCGTCTAGAGAAGACTATAATTCTGTTCACCAAAGTG CTTTTGGACTTCCTGGATCAACATCCTTTTTCGTTTACACCTTTAATTCAGAGGTCATTGGAGTTTGCTGTGAGCTATGTTTTCACAGAGGCTGGTGAAGGAGTTGTATTTGAGCGCTTTATTGTACAGTGTATGAATCTCATCAAGATGATTGTAAAAAACTATGCTTACAAACCATCCAAATATATTGAAG ataGCAGTCCTGAAACTCTTGAAGCACATAAGATAAAGACTGCGTTTTTCACATATCCAACACTAATGGAGATATGTAGGAGACTAGTCACTCACTATTTTCTGCTGACAGAGGAAGAATTAACAATGTGGGAAGAAGACCCAGAAGGCTTCA CTGTGGAAGAGACAGGAGGAGATTCTTGGAAGTACAGTCTCAGAGTGAGTGTTtcaatttga